The Chthoniobacterales bacterium genome has a segment encoding these proteins:
- the kdpC gene encoding potassium-transporting ATPase subunit KdpC, whose protein sequence is MFKEILASLRAIIVLTLITSVAYPLAITAIGQLAFPAQANGSLVKSGDTIVGSTLLAQKFTAPGYFAPRPSAADYATVASGASNQGYTSKRNLDAITERRATLGANAPSDLLTASGSGLDPDISPEAARFQAARVAGARGLPMEIVQKLVADHTQPPQLGFLGQARVNVLALNLALDSASAGNPDRVR, encoded by the coding sequence ATGTTCAAAGAAATCCTCGCCTCGCTCCGAGCCATCATCGTCCTCACGCTCATCACGAGCGTCGCCTATCCCCTCGCGATTACCGCCATCGGCCAGCTCGCATTTCCCGCCCAGGCGAATGGCAGCCTCGTAAAATCCGGGGACACCATTGTCGGCTCCACGCTGCTCGCGCAAAAGTTCACGGCCCCGGGATACTTCGCGCCGCGCCCGTCAGCGGCCGACTACGCCACCGTCGCCTCAGGCGCGAGCAACCAGGGCTACACGAGCAAAAGGAATCTCGACGCGATCACCGAACGCCGCGCGACGCTCGGCGCGAACGCCCCCTCCGACCTGCTCACCGCCTCCGGCAGCGGCCTCGACCCGGACATTTCTCCGGAAGCCGCCCGTTTTCAGGCCGCCCGCGTCGCGGGAGCCCGCGGTCTGCCGATGGAAATCGTTCAGAAACTTGTCGCCGACCACACCCAGCCGCCGCAGTTGGGCTTCCTCGGACAGGCGCGGGTCAACGTCCTGGCGCTGAACCTCGCTCTGGACTCCGCATCTGCTGGCAATCCGGACCGGGTTCGCTGA